In the genome of Chrysemys picta bellii isolate R12L10 chromosome 17, ASM1138683v2, whole genome shotgun sequence, one region contains:
- the ALKBH6 gene encoding alpha-ketoglutarate-dependent dioxygenase alkB homolog 6 isoform X2, whose translation MKILMCLRFRQLSIMFQTSSRSRRRPICCTRFTLPPNPSGPSCLEESCRTGVSSLQPHRWRSGLWTPTPPAPGTGGLPHAKGMVPEKLPAWLQGYAEKISSLGAFGGKLANHVLVNEYLPGQGIMPHEDGPLYFPTVTTISLGSHTLLDFYHPVSRGQHADSEQVPAPQTEEQRHFLSLLLEPRSLLVLREDMYVRYLHGIRPATSDAITEKVANVAACSAALGDELRRGTRVSLTIRHVPKVLKTAIFLGRGK comes from the exons ATGAAAATATTGATGTGTCTCAG GTTCCGCCAACTGTCTATTATGTTCCAAACTTCATCTCGAAGTCGGAGGAGACCTATCTGCTGCACCAG GTTTACGCTGCCCCCAAACCCAAGTGGACCCAGCTGTCTGGAAGaaagctgcagaactggggtGAGTTCTCTCCAGCCCCATCGCTGGCGCTCAGGCTTGTGgacccccactccccctgcaccaggGACCG GAGGGCTGCCCCATGCCAAAGGGATGGTACCGGAGAAGCTGCCCGCCTGGCTGCAGGGCTATGCCGAGAAGATCTCCTCCCTCGGAGCGTTTGGAGGAAAGCTGGCGAACCACGTGCTGGTGAATGAGTACCTCCCTGGGCAGGGGATCATG CCTCATGAAGATGGACCTCTGTACTTCCCCACCGTCACCACCATCAGCCTGGGATCACACACGCTGCTGGACTTCTACCATCCCGTCAGCAGGGGGCAGCACGCGGACAGCGAGCAG GTCCCCGCGCCCCAGACAGAGGAGCAGCGCCActtcctgtccctgctgctggagccgcgCAGCCTTCTGGTCCTGCGGGAGGACATGTACGTCCGTTACCTGCACGGGATCCGACCCGCCACCTCCGACGCCATCACGGAGAAAGTGGCCAACGTGGCGGCctgcagcgcggcgctcggggacGAGCTGCGCCGGGGAACCCGGGTGTCGCTCACCATCCGCCACGTCCCCAAGGTGCTGAAAACGGCCATTTTCCTGGGCAGGGGGAAGTGA
- the ALKBH6 gene encoding alpha-ketoglutarate-dependent dioxygenase alkB homolog 6 isoform X5 produces MEEPRAKILALETFCVEQVPPTVYYVPNFISKSEETYLLHQVYAAPKPKWTQLSGRKLQNWGGLPHAKGMVPEKLPAWLQGYAEKISSLGAFGGKLANHVLVNEYLPGQGIMPHEDGPLYFPTVTTISLGSHTLLDFYHPVSRGQHADSEQVPAPQTEEQRHFLSLLLEPRSLLVLREDMYVRYLHGIRPATSDAITEKVANVAACSAALGDELRRGTRVSLTIRHVPKVLKTAIFLGRGK; encoded by the exons ATGGAGGAGCCACGTGCCAAGATCCTGGCGCTGGAGACATTTTGTGTAGAGCAG GTTCCGCCAACTGTCTATTATGTTCCAAACTTCATCTCGAAGTCGGAGGAGACCTATCTGCTGCACCAG GTTTACGCTGCCCCCAAACCCAAGTGGACCCAGCTGTCTGGAAGaaagctgcagaactggg GAGGGCTGCCCCATGCCAAAGGGATGGTACCGGAGAAGCTGCCCGCCTGGCTGCAGGGCTATGCCGAGAAGATCTCCTCCCTCGGAGCGTTTGGAGGAAAGCTGGCGAACCACGTGCTGGTGAATGAGTACCTCCCTGGGCAGGGGATCATG CCTCATGAAGATGGACCTCTGTACTTCCCCACCGTCACCACCATCAGCCTGGGATCACACACGCTGCTGGACTTCTACCATCCCGTCAGCAGGGGGCAGCACGCGGACAGCGAGCAG GTCCCCGCGCCCCAGACAGAGGAGCAGCGCCActtcctgtccctgctgctggagccgcgCAGCCTTCTGGTCCTGCGGGAGGACATGTACGTCCGTTACCTGCACGGGATCCGACCCGCCACCTCCGACGCCATCACGGAGAAAGTGGCCAACGTGGCGGCctgcagcgcggcgctcggggacGAGCTGCGCCGGGGAACCCGGGTGTCGCTCACCATCCGCCACGTCCCCAAGGTGCTGAAAACGGCCATTTTCCTGGGCAGGGGGAAGTGA
- the ALKBH6 gene encoding alpha-ketoglutarate-dependent dioxygenase alkB homolog 6 isoform X3, translating into MIDVVMESCVGGQVVCPKDENIDVSQVPPTVYYVPNFISKSEETYLLHQVYAAPKPKWTQLSGRKLQNWGGLPHAKGMVPEKLPAWLQGYAEKISSLGAFGGKLANHVLVNEYLPGQGIMPHEDGPLYFPTVTTISLGSHTLLDFYHPVSRGQHADSEQVPAPQTEEQRHFLSLLLEPRSLLVLREDMYVRYLHGIRPATSDAITEKVANVAACSAALGDELRRGTRVSLTIRHVPKVLKTAIFLGRGK; encoded by the exons ATGATTGACGTTGTGATGGAAAGCTGTGTGGGAGGTCAGGTCGTCTGCCCAAAGGATGAAAATATTGATGTGTCTCAG GTTCCGCCAACTGTCTATTATGTTCCAAACTTCATCTCGAAGTCGGAGGAGACCTATCTGCTGCACCAG GTTTACGCTGCCCCCAAACCCAAGTGGACCCAGCTGTCTGGAAGaaagctgcagaactggg GAGGGCTGCCCCATGCCAAAGGGATGGTACCGGAGAAGCTGCCCGCCTGGCTGCAGGGCTATGCCGAGAAGATCTCCTCCCTCGGAGCGTTTGGAGGAAAGCTGGCGAACCACGTGCTGGTGAATGAGTACCTCCCTGGGCAGGGGATCATG CCTCATGAAGATGGACCTCTGTACTTCCCCACCGTCACCACCATCAGCCTGGGATCACACACGCTGCTGGACTTCTACCATCCCGTCAGCAGGGGGCAGCACGCGGACAGCGAGCAG GTCCCCGCGCCCCAGACAGAGGAGCAGCGCCActtcctgtccctgctgctggagccgcgCAGCCTTCTGGTCCTGCGGGAGGACATGTACGTCCGTTACCTGCACGGGATCCGACCCGCCACCTCCGACGCCATCACGGAGAAAGTGGCCAACGTGGCGGCctgcagcgcggcgctcggggacGAGCTGCGCCGGGGAACCCGGGTGTCGCTCACCATCCGCCACGTCCCCAAGGTGCTGAAAACGGCCATTTTCCTGGGCAGGGGGAAGTGA
- the ALKBH6 gene encoding alpha-ketoglutarate-dependent dioxygenase alkB homolog 6 isoform X4 translates to MKILMCLRFRQLSIMFQTSSRSRRRPICCTSKAFRHLRPSLCSPPQVYAAPKPKWTQLSGRKLQNWGGLPHAKGMVPEKLPAWLQGYAEKISSLGAFGGKLANHVLVNEYLPGQGIMPHEDGPLYFPTVTTISLGSHTLLDFYHPVSRGQHADSEQVPAPQTEEQRHFLSLLLEPRSLLVLREDMYVRYLHGIRPATSDAITEKVANVAACSAALGDELRRGTRVSLTIRHVPKVLKTAIFLGRGK, encoded by the exons ATGAAAATATTGATGTGTCTCAG GTTCCGCCAACTGTCTATTATGTTCCAAACTTCATCTCGAAGTCGGAGGAGACCTATCTGCTGCACCAG CAAAGCTTTCCGGCATCTCCGCCCGTCCCTGTGTTCGCCCCCTCAGGTTTACGCTGCCCCCAAACCCAAGTGGACCCAGCTGTCTGGAAGaaagctgcagaactggg GAGGGCTGCCCCATGCCAAAGGGATGGTACCGGAGAAGCTGCCCGCCTGGCTGCAGGGCTATGCCGAGAAGATCTCCTCCCTCGGAGCGTTTGGAGGAAAGCTGGCGAACCACGTGCTGGTGAATGAGTACCTCCCTGGGCAGGGGATCATG CCTCATGAAGATGGACCTCTGTACTTCCCCACCGTCACCACCATCAGCCTGGGATCACACACGCTGCTGGACTTCTACCATCCCGTCAGCAGGGGGCAGCACGCGGACAGCGAGCAG GTCCCCGCGCCCCAGACAGAGGAGCAGCGCCActtcctgtccctgctgctggagccgcgCAGCCTTCTGGTCCTGCGGGAGGACATGTACGTCCGTTACCTGCACGGGATCCGACCCGCCACCTCCGACGCCATCACGGAGAAAGTGGCCAACGTGGCGGCctgcagcgcggcgctcggggacGAGCTGCGCCGGGGAACCCGGGTGTCGCTCACCATCCGCCACGTCCCCAAGGTGCTGAAAACGGCCATTTTCCTGGGCAGGGGGAAGTGA
- the ALKBH6 gene encoding alpha-ketoglutarate-dependent dioxygenase alkB homolog 6 isoform X7 produces MFQTSSRSRRRPICCTRFTLPPNPSGPSCLEESCRTGVSSLQPHRWRSGLWTPTPPAPGTGGLPHAKGMVPEKLPAWLQGYAEKISSLGAFGGKLANHVLVNEYLPGQGIMPHEDGPLYFPTVTTISLGSHTLLDFYHPVSRGQHADSEQVPAPQTEEQRHFLSLLLEPRSLLVLREDMYVRYLHGIRPATSDAITEKVANVAACSAALGDELRRGTRVSLTIRHVPKVLKTAIFLGRGK; encoded by the exons ATGTTCCAAACTTCATCTCGAAGTCGGAGGAGACCTATCTGCTGCACCAG GTTTACGCTGCCCCCAAACCCAAGTGGACCCAGCTGTCTGGAAGaaagctgcagaactggggtGAGTTCTCTCCAGCCCCATCGCTGGCGCTCAGGCTTGTGgacccccactccccctgcaccaggGACCG GAGGGCTGCCCCATGCCAAAGGGATGGTACCGGAGAAGCTGCCCGCCTGGCTGCAGGGCTATGCCGAGAAGATCTCCTCCCTCGGAGCGTTTGGAGGAAAGCTGGCGAACCACGTGCTGGTGAATGAGTACCTCCCTGGGCAGGGGATCATG CCTCATGAAGATGGACCTCTGTACTTCCCCACCGTCACCACCATCAGCCTGGGATCACACACGCTGCTGGACTTCTACCATCCCGTCAGCAGGGGGCAGCACGCGGACAGCGAGCAG GTCCCCGCGCCCCAGACAGAGGAGCAGCGCCActtcctgtccctgctgctggagccgcgCAGCCTTCTGGTCCTGCGGGAGGACATGTACGTCCGTTACCTGCACGGGATCCGACCCGCCACCTCCGACGCCATCACGGAGAAAGTGGCCAACGTGGCGGCctgcagcgcggcgctcggggacGAGCTGCGCCGGGGAACCCGGGTGTCGCTCACCATCCGCCACGTCCCCAAGGTGCTGAAAACGGCCATTTTCCTGGGCAGGGGGAAGTGA
- the ALKBH6 gene encoding alpha-ketoglutarate-dependent dioxygenase alkB homolog 6 isoform X6, with protein MVLLLLPFHGSATVPGGGPRRLDLPAIAGPFFDMEEPRAKILALETFCVEQVPPTVYYVPNFISKSEETYLLHQVYAAPKPKWTQLSGRKLQNWGGLPHAKGMVPEKLPAWLQGYAEKISSLGAFGGKLANHVLVNEYLPGQGIMPHEDGPLYFPTVTTISLGSHTLLDFYHPVSRGQHADSEQVPAPQTEEQRHFLSLLLEPRSLLVLREDMYVRYLHGIRPATSDAITEKVANVAACSAALGDELRRGTRVSLTIRHVPKVLKTAIFLGRGK; from the exons ATGGTGCTTCTTCTGCTTCCTTTCCATGGATCTGCAACGGTTCCAGGAGGGGGACCCAGAAGACTGGACCTTCCAGCCATCGCAGGCCCCTTTTTTGACATGGAGGAGCCACGTGCCAAGATCCTGGCGCTGGAGACATTTTGTGTAGAGCAG GTTCCGCCAACTGTCTATTATGTTCCAAACTTCATCTCGAAGTCGGAGGAGACCTATCTGCTGCACCAG GTTTACGCTGCCCCCAAACCCAAGTGGACCCAGCTGTCTGGAAGaaagctgcagaactggg GAGGGCTGCCCCATGCCAAAGGGATGGTACCGGAGAAGCTGCCCGCCTGGCTGCAGGGCTATGCCGAGAAGATCTCCTCCCTCGGAGCGTTTGGAGGAAAGCTGGCGAACCACGTGCTGGTGAATGAGTACCTCCCTGGGCAGGGGATCATG CCTCATGAAGATGGACCTCTGTACTTCCCCACCGTCACCACCATCAGCCTGGGATCACACACGCTGCTGGACTTCTACCATCCCGTCAGCAGGGGGCAGCACGCGGACAGCGAGCAG GTCCCCGCGCCCCAGACAGAGGAGCAGCGCCActtcctgtccctgctgctggagccgcgCAGCCTTCTGGTCCTGCGGGAGGACATGTACGTCCGTTACCTGCACGGGATCCGACCCGCCACCTCCGACGCCATCACGGAGAAAGTGGCCAACGTGGCGGCctgcagcgcggcgctcggggacGAGCTGCGCCGGGGAACCCGGGTGTCGCTCACCATCCGCCACGTCCCCAAGGTGCTGAAAACGGCCATTTTCCTGGGCAGGGGGAAGTGA
- the ALKBH6 gene encoding alpha-ketoglutarate-dependent dioxygenase alkB homolog 6 isoform X8 encodes MFQTSSRSRRRPICCTSKAFRHLRPSLCSPPQVYAAPKPKWTQLSGRKLQNWGGLPHAKGMVPEKLPAWLQGYAEKISSLGAFGGKLANHVLVNEYLPGQGIMPHEDGPLYFPTVTTISLGSHTLLDFYHPVSRGQHADSEQVPAPQTEEQRHFLSLLLEPRSLLVLREDMYVRYLHGIRPATSDAITEKVANVAACSAALGDELRRGTRVSLTIRHVPKVLKTAIFLGRGK; translated from the exons ATGTTCCAAACTTCATCTCGAAGTCGGAGGAGACCTATCTGCTGCACCAG CAAAGCTTTCCGGCATCTCCGCCCGTCCCTGTGTTCGCCCCCTCAGGTTTACGCTGCCCCCAAACCCAAGTGGACCCAGCTGTCTGGAAGaaagctgcagaactggg GAGGGCTGCCCCATGCCAAAGGGATGGTACCGGAGAAGCTGCCCGCCTGGCTGCAGGGCTATGCCGAGAAGATCTCCTCCCTCGGAGCGTTTGGAGGAAAGCTGGCGAACCACGTGCTGGTGAATGAGTACCTCCCTGGGCAGGGGATCATG CCTCATGAAGATGGACCTCTGTACTTCCCCACCGTCACCACCATCAGCCTGGGATCACACACGCTGCTGGACTTCTACCATCCCGTCAGCAGGGGGCAGCACGCGGACAGCGAGCAG GTCCCCGCGCCCCAGACAGAGGAGCAGCGCCActtcctgtccctgctgctggagccgcgCAGCCTTCTGGTCCTGCGGGAGGACATGTACGTCCGTTACCTGCACGGGATCCGACCCGCCACCTCCGACGCCATCACGGAGAAAGTGGCCAACGTGGCGGCctgcagcgcggcgctcggggacGAGCTGCGCCGGGGAACCCGGGTGTCGCTCACCATCCGCCACGTCCCCAAGGTGCTGAAAACGGCCATTTTCCTGGGCAGGGGGAAGTGA
- the ALKBH6 gene encoding alpha-ketoglutarate-dependent dioxygenase alkB homolog 6 isoform X1 has protein sequence MVLLLLPFHGSATVPGGGPRRLDLPAIAGPFFDMEEPRAKILALETFCVEQVPPTVYYVPNFISKSEETYLLHQVYAAPKPKWTQLSGRKLQNWGGLPHAKGMVPEKLPAWLQGYAEKISSLGAFGGKLANHVLVNEYLPGQGIMSDMPVPFSLMKMDLCTSPPSPPSAWDHTRCWTSTIPSAGGSTRTASRSPRPRQRSSATSCPCCWSRAAFWSCGRTCTSVTCTGSDPPPPTPSRRKWPTWRPAARRSGTSCAGEPGCRSPSATSPRC, from the exons ATGGTGCTTCTTCTGCTTCCTTTCCATGGATCTGCAACGGTTCCAGGAGGGGGACCCAGAAGACTGGACCTTCCAGCCATCGCAGGCCCCTTTTTTGACATGGAGGAGCCACGTGCCAAGATCCTGGCGCTGGAGACATTTTGTGTAGAGCAG GTTCCGCCAACTGTCTATTATGTTCCAAACTTCATCTCGAAGTCGGAGGAGACCTATCTGCTGCACCAG GTTTACGCTGCCCCCAAACCCAAGTGGACCCAGCTGTCTGGAAGaaagctgcagaactggg GAGGGCTGCCCCATGCCAAAGGGATGGTACCGGAGAAGCTGCCCGCCTGGCTGCAGGGCTATGCCGAGAAGATCTCCTCCCTCGGAGCGTTTGGAGGAAAGCTGGCGAACCACGTGCTGGTGAATGAGTACCTCCCTGGGCAGGGGATCATG TCTGACATGCCAGTTCCCTTCAGCCTCATGAAGATGGACCTCTGTACTTCCCCACCGTCACCACCATCAGCCTGGGATCACACACGCTGCTGGACTTCTACCATCCCGTCAGCAGGGGGCAGCACGCGGACAGCGAGCAG GTCCCCGCGCCCCAGACAGAGGAGCAGCGCCActtcctgtccctgctgctggagccgcgCAGCCTTCTGGTCCTGCGGGAGGACATGTACGTCCGTTACCTGCACGGGATCCGACCCGCCACCTCCGACGCCATCACGGAGAAAGTGGCCAACGTGGCGGCctgcagcgcggcgctcggggacGAGCTGCGCCGGGGAACCCGGGTGTCGCTCACCATCCGCCACGTCCCCAAGGTGCTGA